The following nucleotide sequence is from Stigmatopora argus isolate UIUO_Sarg chromosome 18, RoL_Sarg_1.0, whole genome shotgun sequence.
TCGACATCAAGCGCTACCTGAGCAGTTCGGAGCGCGCCGGACTGGCCGCCTCGCTGCACCTGACCGAAACCCAGGTGAAGATCTGGTTCCAGAACCGGAGGAATAAGTGGAAGAGGCAGCTGGCCGCCGAACTGGAGGCGGCCAACCTGAGCCACGCCGCGGCGCAGAGGATCGTCAGGGTGCCCGTCCTCTACCGCGACAACGACGGGGCCCCGGAGACCAGCGGGAGAGTGGCGGGGGGCTCCCCAAGCAGTCAGGCGGCCATCCTGGCCTTTTCACACCATGTGTACTACCCCCATCCGGTACCCTTATTGAGGCCTATTTAACATCTGCACACTTTGAATTGGTGCAACCAACTTAAagccaattttgttttttgttttttttcatggtatGTACTGTACATCTACATTTTCATAGCACATAGATCAAATTCATGATGTGCTATTCTTTTATTTCCAATGCATTTACTACACGGGACAATCTTTATTATTGTCATGTTTGCTCCAAAGTCTTTGGCTATATTTTCATGTGTAAGGTTGtacataatgtatttttaagacTCTCGACTGTGCTCGTGGCTGTGTCAAATTGTTGGATTAAAATTTTTGATATTCCAAATGTGCAATATCGTTGTTGGCTCATGATATAGTACCCTGAAAAAAGACAACGGACAACTATATCCttgttggaaaaataaaaagtaaagctACTTGAGCCAAATATGATTCACTCATTTATTATTAAAGATCTTGTTGGAAAAAATTGGGTTTGATGTAGTATTCCAATTCCTGACGCTTTTAAAATAAAGTTTCACTTGAAATATTCATGAGTGATTAAATGATGAATTTATTGAAATTTTCCAAATGTAACGGTCATATAGTCATTCAATTACGGTTGTACAAAACTTGGTTCAAATCTATCACGCGGATATCGGTGAcgctttatttcttatttttcttattttgaaagAATGGCAAAAGAGACGGCCCTTGCGAGCCTCGGATATGACGTGTCTTGTGTGCAGCCAAGAAGTACGACACAGAATCAAACAGACCAATCAACGCCTAGGCGGGTTTCTGCAATTCGTTTCAGCCAATCAACCACAGCCTTGAAACAGTATAAGTCTGCGTTACGTTTCGGGAGCAGTTAGCTCCTTCAATTTGTCGAATAAATTTCTGCTTTTTTTGCCTGGTAATTTAGCAAAAAAGCTAGAGACATTCGaaaataaatgtgtgtttttcccaTTGGACGCCAAACCTTCAATATAAGGGGTAAGTGTAAGTTGTCGCTGTTAGCATGGCGGCTAACCGAATAGCTCTGACCTATGGCTAATTTCCTAACGTGCGGTACGGGAGCGTGTTACTGGTTCTAATTAAAGAAACACCTCAAAAGTTATATTCGTTCGGTCTTAAAATGCTTTGTAAGTCACGAAATTGTGTTGAGTTTAGGGGACTAACTTACAAGTCAGTTAGTTTAGTTTCGCTGTTTTCGTGTCTATTCGTTATATTGCTGTTGaacccccccccaccccgctttacaaaggcaaaaaagggaaaaataaaagctacacttggactacttatttatttcttatttgttGGTTACTTATTTGTCTGTCGTTATTTATGTACTaagtggtgaaagctttaaatctcattatacttgtataaggCCAATAAAAGCATcgaattcaatttgaaaaaaaaaaacccgacgcTGGCATTAGGAAAACccccatttattttatttgtaactaaagcacacattttaaaactttcaaccgaatttaaaaatgtcttggaaaattattttaaaagtggAATTAAATATCACTTCCCTCGTGTTTTCAAGTGTCATTGAGCTTGAGTTTCTGTTCTACAGAGCATGGTTTCGAGCGAGTACAAACTGAACCAAGGCCCGGAGGATGGCATCACCGCGGTCAAGTTTAGCCCTACCGCGGCAAACTCTTTGCTGGTGTCCTCCTGGGACTGCACGGTCCGCTTCTACGATGTGGCGGCCAACACCATGCGCGTGAAGTACCAACACACAGCTCCTGTTCTTGACTGTGCTTTTTACGTATGCCGCCAGCTCCATGTCActcaaatattcactttttaacacCTTGTGCCAAGAAAGTAATTTCCCTTTGTGTCCCTCCCCAGGACCCAACACATGCTTGGAGTGGTGATCTggataattatttaaaaatgcttgACTTGAACACAGACCAAGGTTAGAACAATTGGGGATTTCTCCGAACTAGGAGCGACTGGCAGTAATTATTCCCTTCCAAATTTGCTTATAGATACCATAGTGGGAAAGCACGACGCCCCTATTCGTTGCGTGGAACACTGCCCGGAGGTGAACGTCATGGTAACAGGGAGCTGGGACAGGTCAGTCCGACTCTGGGATCCGAGGGCGCCCTGTAATGCTGGAACATTCACGCAACCTGACAAGGTAGGTTATTGTTTGTAGTTCTGTGGCGCATTGGTTGAAATGCCTGAGTTTTTCCTGAATTTGGATTTGTCATTGAAAGGTGTACACGATGTCTGTGGCGGGCGATCGGCTGATCGTCGGCACGGCGGGGAGGCGCGTTCTGGTGTGGGACTTGAGGAACATGGGCTACGTGCAGCAGAGGAGAGAGTCCAGTCTCAAGTTTCAGACCCGCTGCATCCGAGCCTTCCCAAATAAGCAGGTGCGCccggaaaattaaaaaaacgcatCATTTTGGCCTTTGCTTGTCTGTTGTCTTTGAACTCACGTGGAAGttgacaactttttttccctttccgcAGGGCTACGTCTTGAGCTCAATTGAAGGTCGCGTGGCCGTGGAGTACCTTGACCCCAGCCTGGAGGTCCAGAAGAAAAAATACGCCTTCAAGTGCCACCGACTGAAGGATGTCGCTGAACATGTCTACCCCGTCAATGCTATCTCCTTCCATAGTGTGCATAACACCTTTGCAACAGGTGCACTTTTTAATTTTCTAGAAAATTACCTCCAGAAATTAGTAATTAGGTAAATACATGAAACTGACAATATCCATGGGTCCACCATATCTCGCGAACCAGAAGTCCCTCTAAATCTATGCTCTCCAACTGAATATATCCAGGGGCTGCAGGAGATGGTAATGGCAATTTCAAGGGTtccagaaaaatattacaggtttccaaaaagtaaaagtgatcaaatcctCTTAATCTTTACAACAGTTAAGAACATAAAACGTTCGTATGAACGCGAAGACCGTTGACACTCTTTGTGGAAAATATATGTCCGGGATGCCCCTGTACTAAACTTCAAATGTTCTGTATCTAACTTTTCCTGAAATTGGCTATGTTGGTCACCAACCTTTGTCTTCAGGGTGCAAATGATTGGGTGAAAGGATCCATTTTCTGTTCACATGGTGGCACTTTGGAATTAAGTTTCAAACAAGTGACTgtcgctatttttttttttgataaaaccATCTGAAAAGTGCCACGAGCCTAAGCTATGCTAGCTTGTGATTTAAGAGATATGTAAAACAAGGGCCATACAAACATTTATCTTATCTTCCAGGTAAGACGGTTCCAAATGAATGTCCCTCACCATGTAAGTTGGACATCCCAGTTGTAAATCCTCCTCACACTTTTTTCTTTCTAGGTGGTTCTGATGGCTTTGTCAACATCTGGGACCCATTCAACAAGAAGCGCCTGTGCCAGTTTCACCGCTACCAGACCAGCATAGCCTCGCTGGCCTTCAACAGCGACGGCAGCTTGATCGCCATCGCCGCATCCTACATGTACGAGATGGGCGACATCAACCACCCGGAAGACGCCGTATTCATTCGGCAGGTCACCGACGCCGAGACCAAACCCAAGTGAGTCCCCTTCCTGCGCGGCGCCTCATCTGCCTCGCTACTTTTCCACCAACCCGACATAACGCAAGACAGAGAAATAGTTTTGGTCATTTCTGTTTAATCTACCTGCATTCAATTGAACTTTCTTGTCTTTCTTTGTGTTACTCTTCTGCGTTTTACACTCTTGTTCATTTGTTGAttaaatttttgttttctttaatgttttccttgagttttttttcttcttctctgtgCTATGCGGGTTAAATCCACCGCGTCACTCAGACGGTAGCCCGACGCCGATAAGATATCAGCCGacgaaaccagatctcgctttGATGGGGACGTAATCGCAACGGTCCGCGTCTGGTCGGCTAGGCGGTTGAAGGCAGAACAACTGGCGCAAAAAAATGACGATTCTCCGTTCTAGATCTTTGCGATAAGAACACAACGGGCAAGAGCAGGCAATTTATTCCTCCTTCAGTTTGGATTTTCAATCGCACTTAATAAAATTTGGGAGGCCCTTCGGCCAAAGAAGCAGGGTAGATGAAGATATACAGTCAATGATCCTATTTAAGGGCTAATGGCTCAATGGGCTTCCGCAGCATCCTGGAAATGATCGGCTGGCTTTGGCTTCAGTTATTCCCGTGTCCGTGGATGGCAGATTGGATCAGTCTAATATGAAATGGAATTTATGCTGCTGCCCTTTCTTCAACAGACAATAGGAATTAATTTTATACTCTACACAAAACTGCCCCCTTACAAAATGGCAATAAAGTGTAAAAAATACTATCTAGCATAATCATTATACCAGTGGAGTTTGTCCGGTAgtcattaaaattattatttaattattatttacccAAAacctaagtttaaaaaaaacgtcgcCGTTATTCACATAATATGgaataaatacaatacaattcTTGTATATTGGATCTTTTCACATTGTTGCCAGTAAGTGAGTTTAATTCAATTTTGACCTCAAATTAATTCATATGCTTGATTGACTAAGTTTAATacataagcatttttttaaataggaaaaaaaagtcatatgcTGTGAACTGTGAACTTCATCTCATAATGTTGTCAAATTATTGATGAATTGAACAATAGCCTGCAGCATTGTCATCACTGTCCCAAAACTAAACATCAAATGGATCGGCGGCGTCAATAATGATGTGTGGACAGCGACCAATTAGGTGCACAAAACATCAGCGCTTGCCTATATTGATCTGCGTATGAGCATTAGTCCGCAAAAACGGCATCAAACCGCCCAAAGCAAGCACGCACGCACTTTACCCATAAAACATAATCAGGTCTGGTAATGACATTATGAaagtgttccatttttttcctcattgatTTGCTGGCCGTGCGCTGTGAGACAAATGCGTTTTACATTCAATGGCATGGATTTAGTCCCCCCCCCAAGACACAGGTGGAAAATGAAACAAtgtcaaacaaacatttaattcaCAAAGAAGCATTTCACAAGCAAGTGACTTGTAAGGAATTTAATGAAACATTTCTCCTAactacaatattattttttaagatgACCAGTCTTCAGACGAAACCAAAGCAGCCAACTCCGCTTAAATCCGTCCCCTTAAAAAAACCCACCCATTTACAATCAATTTTTATTATGACTTGGCATGTATGAAAACTTCTATGCATCCACCAACACTATCACTCCATTCACTAACCATCTAAAAGTTCTACAATTCACACCCAACCACAAAGGTTaacaactaaataaaataagtgCTCTATGGGGTAGAAAACACGTCATCTCGGTAActgaataaatacaa
It contains:
- the bub3 gene encoding mitotic checkpoint protein BUB3, translated to MVSSEYKLNQGPEDGITAVKFSPTAANSLLVSSWDCTVRFYDVAANTMRVKYQHTAPVLDCAFYDPTHAWSGDLDNYLKMLDLNTDQDTIVGKHDAPIRCVEHCPEVNVMVTGSWDRSVRLWDPRAPCNAGTFTQPDKVYTMSVAGDRLIVGTAGRRVLVWDLRNMGYVQQRRESSLKFQTRCIRAFPNKQGYVLSSIEGRVAVEYLDPSLEVQKKKYAFKCHRLKDVAEHVYPVNAISFHSVHNTFATGGSDGFVNIWDPFNKKRLCQFHRYQTSIASLAFNSDGSLIAIAASYMYEMGDINHPEDAVFIRQVTDAETKPK